A part of Scylla paramamosain isolate STU-SP2022 chromosome 24, ASM3559412v1, whole genome shotgun sequence genomic DNA contains:
- the LOC135112756 gene encoding ethanolaminephosphotransferase 1-like translates to MATKRYLTPEQLLGFENYKYSAQDTSPLSNYVMHPFWNTVVKICPRWIAPNVLTFVGFLFTVANFVLLTVYDYSYYASSEEPPGDKYPPIPSWVWLACAFNHFMAHTLDGIDGKQARRTGTSGPLGELFDHGLDSWTTFFIPACIWSVFGRVDYSITPLRFYFVLWNVITCFYVSHWEKYLTKILFLPWGYDLSQIIIFVIYLVTGLFGQHIWKFELVSGLSSGVMFEVMMYAGSLGTSLPMSFWNIYKSYRDKSGKMLGFWEAMRPFFTPLVFFAMGTAWVYQSGSDIINKDPRLYLFMIGTIFANVNCRLIVSQMSNTQCELMNWLMFPLALCLVIVVVFPSLEMATLLFMSGVATVAHIHYGVYVVRQMCEHFHIMCFSIKDRAD, encoded by the exons ATGGCGACTAAAAGGTACCTGACGCCGGAGCAGCTCTTGGGCTTTGAGAACTATAAG TATAGTGCACAAGACACCAGTCCACTGAGCAACTATGTAATGCACCCTTTTTGGAATACTGTTGTGAAG ATCTGCCCCCGCTGGATAGCCCCCAATGTGCTCACCTTTGTAGGGTTCCTCTTCACAGTAGCCAACTTTGTTCTGCTGACCGTATATGACTATAGTTACTATGCATCTAGTGAAGAACCACCAGGGGACAAGTATCCACCTATCCCAAGCTGGGTGTGGTTGGCATGTGCCTTCAACCACTTCATGGCCCACACGCTGG ATGGAATCGATGGCAAGCAGGCCAGGCGAACAGGCACGAGTGGTCCATTGGGGGAGCTGTTTGACCATGGGCTGGACTCGTGGACAACTTTTTTCATCCCTGCCTGCATCTGGTCGGTGTTTGGGCGTGTTGACTACAGTATTACGCCACTCAGGTTTTACTTTGTGTTATGGAATGTTATCACCTGTTTCTATGTGTCACACTGGGAGAAGTACCTCACCAAGATCCTCTTCCTGCCATGGGGATACGACCTCTCCCAAATA ATCATCTTTGTCATCTATCTAGTCACGGGACTCTTTGGTCAACACATCTGGAAGTTTGAACTTGTCAGTGGCTTGTCTTCAGGAGTGATGTTTGAAGTGATGATGTATGCAGGCTCCCTTGGTACATCACTTCCCATGTCCTTCTGGAATATATACAA GTCCTACAGAGACAAGAGTGGGAAGATGCTTGGCTTCTGGGAGGCCATGCGTCCGTTCTTCACCCCGCTGGTGTTCTTTGCTATGGGCACGGCTTGGGTCTACCAGTCAGGCTCTGACATTATTAATAAAGATCCCAGATTGTACCTCTTCATGATTGGCACCATATTTGCCAATGTTAAT TGTCGCCTGATTGTGTCCCAGATGAGCAACACTCAATGTGAGCTGATGAACTGGTTGATGTTTCCTCTTGCCCTGTGTTTGGTCATTGTTGTGGTGTTCCCCAGCTTGGAGATGGCAACGCTGCTCTTCATGAGTGGTGTCGCCACCGTTGCTCACATCCACTATGGAGTTTATGTG GTGCGTCAGATGTGTGAACACTTCCACATCATGTGTTTCAGCATCAAGGATCGAGCAGATTGA
- the LOC135112754 gene encoding alanine racemase-like: MTGGVCIMEEAQQKAVPPSVLASQALQQLRQPSCILVNLDAVRHNVRVLKGLAGSNTGIMGVVKGSAYGSGLLPVVEVLLEEGVQELSVATVGEGIHLRRQNVQVPITVLGNLLQFEVEDVLKHNLIPTISWASPLTAEPTDSLKYPDGSRLRVAINIDTGMSRYGVQPQDLPALVTTLDNLNVTIASMYTHFQAAINEPEKNKKQLDMFLEATEPYKLRPLTRHVAATTGCVQGIGTNLDFIRPGGAITGLSSGSDEESAGLFAKCGFRPALSVVARPTFFKQLPPGRGIGYDATYQTTTDEWIANLTTGWSDGFSRRLSNTGAVKRVKTGELCPIVGRVSMDSITIRLPEAPAEDDVFQVISDDFDENTSAVGLARILEAAVYEMPGNWSTRLSRVYIKNGSIAKVYHSLDYTC, translated from the exons ATGACTGGCGGCGTGTGCATCATGGAGGAGGCGCAGCAGAAGGcagtccctccctctgtcctcgCTAGCCAGGCCCTCCAGCAGCTGCGCCAGCCCTCCTGCATCCTTGTCAACCTGGACGCAGTGAGGCACAACGTACGGGTGCTCAAGGGGCTTGCGGGATCCAACACAG GTATCATGGGTGTTGTGAAGGGCAGTGCGTACGGCTCAGGCCTGCTGccggtggtggaggtgctgctGGAGGAGGGCGTACAGGAACTGTCTGTGGCCACTGTGGGGGAGGGAATCCATCTCCGCCGGCAAAATGTCCAGGTTCCCATCACTGTCCTTG GTAACCTGCTGCAATTTGAGGTGGAAGATGTGTTGAAACACAACCTCATCCCAACCATCAGCTGGGCTTCTCCTCTCACTGCTGAGCCCACTGATAGCCTCAAGTACCCA gatggGTCTCGCCTGCGTGTGGCCATCAACATAGACACAGGCATGTCCAGGTATGGTGTGCAGCCTCAGGACCTGCCAGCACTTGTCACCACGCTGGATAACCTCAATGTCACCATTGCCTCCATGTACACACACTTCCAGGCAGCCATCAATGAGccagagaagaataaaaagcaaCTGGATATGTTCCTGGAGGCAACTGAACCATACAA GCTGCGACCTCTGACCCGACACGTGGCGGCCACCACAGGCTGTGTTCAGGGCATTGGCACTAACCTGGACTTCATTCGGCCAGGAGGAGCAATCACTGGCCTCAGCTCAG GCAGCGATGAGGAGAGTGCTGGCTTGTTTGCCAAGTGTGGCTTCCGTCCTGCTCTGTCAGTGGTGGCACGACCAACATTCTTCAAGCAGCTGCCTCCAGGCCGGGGCATTGGGTATGACGCCACCTACCAGACCACCACCGATGAGTGGATCGCCAACCTTACCACAGGATGGTCGGATGGATTCAGCCGCCGCCTCAGCAACACTGGTGCCGTCAAGAGGGTCAAGACAG GTGAATTGTGTCCCATTGTGGGCCGAGTGTCCATGGACTCCATCACTATCCGCCTCCCAGAAGCTCCTGCTGAGGACGACGTGTTTCAGGTCATATCAGACGACTTTGATGAGAACACCTCAGCTGTGGGTCTGGCAAGGATCCTTGAGGCAGCTGTGTATGAAATGCCAGGGAACTGGTCCACCCGGCTGTCCAGAGTGTATATCAAGAATGGCAGCATAGCCAAGGTGTACCACTCCCTGGACTATACCTGCTAA